One window of the Rosa rugosa chromosome 3, drRosRugo1.1, whole genome shotgun sequence genome contains the following:
- the LOC133735561 gene encoding GDSL esterase/lipase EXL3-like — MSLKTNICHLFSCMLPLWIGGNSKRMGFLFIETFSSSSSSSGSIMSSSKQLLIFVCSLAVVLGQYPRITEGRVNIPPGKSMPAVIVFGDSIMDTGNNNNLKSAVKCNFPPYGENFPGKVPTGRFGNGKVPSDFIAQELGIKEFVPAYADTSLKPEDLSTGVCFASGGTGYDPQTPELVAVLSLSEQLNMFKEYIGKLKANFGAQRTNFILANSLFLVVAGSDDIANTYFTIGIRKAEYDVPAYTDLMVNSATSFLQDLYALGARRFGVFSAPPIGCVPSQRTLGGGIQRQCAEEYNDAAKLFNSKLSSNMQSLNTKLPDSRMVYIDVYTPLLDVILHPAKYGFKVAEKGCCGTGALEVAILCNKLSPTCENPADHVFWDSYHPTEQAYRVLIPPVLQKYVNQFF; from the exons ATGAGCTTAAAAACCAACATTTGTCACTTATTCTCTTGTATGCTTCCTCTTTGGATCGGAGGAAATTCCAAAAGAATGGGATTCCTCTTTATAGAaaccttctcttcttcttcttcttcctctggttCCATAATGTCGTCTTCGAAGCAGCTCTTGATATTTGTTTGTAGTCTTGCTGTGGTTTTAGGGCAGTACCCCAGAATCACAGAGGGTCGGGTGAATATACCACCAGGAAAGTCAATGCCGGCGGTTATAGTGTTCGGTGATTCGATCATGGACACCGGCAACAATAACAATCTTAAGTCTGCTGTTAAATGCAATTTCCCTCCATATGGTGAAAATTTCCCAGGAAAAGTTCCAACCGGTAGATTTGGCAATGGAAAAGTCCCCTCAGACTTCATAG CTCAAGAACTGGGAATCAAAGAGTTTGTGCCGGCATATGCGGATACTAGTCTAAAACCTGAAGATCTCAGCACTGGAGTCTGCTTCGCTTCAGGTGGCACCGGATATGACCCTCAGACCCCCGAATTAGTA GCAGTTTTATCGCTATCGGAGCAGTTGAACATGTTCAAGGAGTATATAGGGAAGCTGAAAGCCAATTTTGGCGCGCAGAGAACAAACTTTATCCTCGCCAACAGTCTCTTTCTGGTGGTCGCCGGTAGCGATGACATTGCCAACACCTATTTCACTATTGGCATCAGAAAGGCAGAATATGACGTCCCTGCTTACACTGACCTTATGGTCAACTCTGCCACTAGTTTCCTTCAG GATTTGTATGCACTTGGGGCTAGAAGGTTCGGTGTTTTCAGTGCACCGCCGATAGGTTGTGTACCTTCACAAAGAACTCTAGGTGGAGGAATACAAAGACAGTGTGCAGAAGAGTACAACGACGCAGCGAAGCTATTCAACTCTAAGCTGTCGTCCAACATGCAGTCCTTGAATACAAAGCTGCCCGACAGTAGAATGGTTTATATCGATGTTTACACCCCTCTACTTGATGTCATTCTTCACCCTGCCAAATACG GGTTTAAAGTGGCGGAGAAAGGTTGCTGTGGCACAGGGGCACTAGAGGTAGCGATATTATGCAACAAATTGTCTCCAACGTGTGAAAATCCGGCGGATCATGTATTTTGGGATAGTTATCACCCTACTGAACAAGCATACAGAGTACTCATTCCTCCAGTTCTCCAAAAATACGTAAACCAATTCTTCTGA
- the LOC133737940 gene encoding uncharacterized protein LOC133737940 yields MMDLVRILTKFGDTQRELIQAVKELKNPVPAPKPVTEPNDTREKVSQQESAAKESEQKGPSFVTQEDVVAILEKEFHRANEDWKYIPQPPYPSSLTSLPYPKGYETLNFVLFDGRKGSPKEHISRFIDALGPHAGNHNLRLREFSKTLTDRAYTWYTTLAAGSVRTWEELASKFCKKYFEHEERVTVTQLNYTRQRTAENLVDFVRRFRDLALDCYDEKGEQSLVEICVSNMLPEYRVYLENVGIAQFSGLMDAAKKTSLSVKAQKNWRSDKKDAHQTLTIEDKSSYKRKRETYPAIPCGNEEFHAILDSMFADGVIKIPRPQKPPTTEEKSHPRYCRYHQFVGHPSPACQVLRRILHEKINDGTLELSTKPQRIDEDPLPRRKGKETCAVITAAKDRIEEDMKHNTAYQHQGLQTFNQSSWSKYSRLQGYNTP; encoded by the coding sequence ATGATGGACCTTGTCCGTATCCTCACTAAGTTTGGAGACACGCAAAGAGAACTCATACAAGCTGTTAAAGAATTGAAGAATCCAGTCCCCGCACCGAAACCAGTCACTGAGCCAAACGATACAAGGGAGAAGGTTTCGCAACAAGAATCAGCAGCCAAGGAGTCTGAGCAGAAGGGACCATCTTTTGTTACACAGGAGGATGTGGTTGCAATACTAGAAAAAGAGTTTCACCGCGCAAACGAGGATTGGAAGTATATCCCTCAACCTCCTTACCCATCAAGCTTGACTTCCCTGCCTTACCCTAAAGGGTATGAAACACTAAATTTTGTCCTCTTTGATGGGAGGAAGGGAAGCCCCAAAGAGCACATTAGTCGTTTCATTGATGCACTCGGACCTCATGCGGGGAATCATAATCTCAGGCTTCGTGAGTTCTCAAAAACACTCACTGATCGTGCCTATACATGGTACACCACACTTGCTGCAGGCTCTGTTCGAACTTGGGAGGAGTTGGCAAGCAAATTCTGCAAAAAATATTTTGAGCACGAAGAAAGAGTTACTGTTACTCAACTCAACTACACTCGTCAAAGGACAGCCGAGAACCTCGTCGACTTCGTTCGCAGGTTTCGTGACTTGGCCCTTGATTGCTACGATGAAAAAGGAGAGCAATCCCTGGTAGAAATTTGTGTCAGCAACATGCTACCAGAATACAGGGTCTACCTTGAGAATGTTGGTATCGCCCAATTCTCCGGACTAATGGATGCAGCAAAGAAAACAAGCTTGTCTGTAAAAGCGCAAAAGAACTGGCGGTCTGACAAGAAGGATGCACACCAGACCCTCACAATTGAAGACAAGTCTTCTTATAAAAGAAAGCGAGAAACCTATCCAGCCATCCCTTGTGGCAATGAAGAATTCCATGCCATACTCGATTCAATGTTTGCTGATGGTGTCATCAAAATACCGCGGCCACAAAAACCTCCCACAACGGAGGAGAAAAGTCATCCCCGCTACTGCCGTTACCATCAGTTCGTTGGACATCCCAGCCCAGCTTGCCAAGTTCTGCGAAGAATTCTCCATGAAAAAATAAACGATGGAACGCTCGAGTTATCTACCAAGCCGCAAAGGATTGATGAGGATCCATTGCCAAGGCGAAAGGGGAAGGAGACATGCGCTGTGATCACCGCAGCCAAGGATCGTATAGAGGAAGACATGAAGCATAACACAGCATACCAACACCAAGGTTTACAAACCTTTAATCAGTCTTCTTGGAGCAAGTACTCTAGGCTTCAGGGTTACAATACCCCATGA
- the LOC133737941 gene encoding uncharacterized protein LOC133737941, translated as MVGMLTDEETEDQQPWTLFFDGSATSNGGGGGAGVVLTDPAGNTKALSFKLNFPCTNNTAEYEAFIIGMSTAVEMGVKNINIIGDSNLVINQMRGDFAVKEAALAPYRTIAEELMGTFDQATLKHIPGSTNRHGIPYKIITDNGTPFVNQEVSKMLKGYGIKHRKSSPYYPQGNGQAEATNKTLLRILSKMVFEYEQGWSTHLPDALWAYRTSPRTATGFSPYSLVYGSEAISPVELAVPTARVLTVNDTEWDAKSCSDWRLIDLEAADEQRQQAEEKMAAYHKRVTQAYNRTVKKRNFKEGDLVLRMVDWVRKQVSGPSKFAPQWEGPFIIKESHSSGYYVLASIIDGIPTSPINGKWLKLYCC; from the exons ATGGTAGGAATGCTCacagatgaagaaactgaggatcAGCAACCTTGGACTCTCTTCTTTGATGGGTCGGCCACAAGtaatggaggtggaggtggagctgGAGTTGTGCTAACAGACCCTGCAGGCAACACCAAAGCTTTGTCATTCAAGCTGAATTTCCCATGCACCAATAATACAGCTGAATATGAAGCTTTCATTATCGGCATGTCCACCGCAGTGGAAATGGGTGTTAAGAATATCAATATCATTGGAGATTCAAACCTGGTCATTAACCAAATGAGGGGTGATTTCGCAGTAAAAGAGGCAGCCTTAGCACCATACAGGACCATAGCCGAAGAATTAATGGGAACATTTGATCAAGCAACTCTGAAACATATACCTGGATCCACCAATAG GCATGGGATTCCCTACAAGATTATCACAGACAATGGAACCCCTTTCGTGAACCAAGAAGTTAGCAAAATGCTCAAAGGATATGGGATCAAACATCGCAAGTCTAGTCCTTATTACCCTCAAGGAAACGGACAGGCAGAGGCTACAAACAAAACATTGCTAAGAATCTTGAGCAAGATGGTGTTCGAGTATGAGCAGGGATGGAGTACTCATCTTCCAGATGCCTTATGGGCCTACCGAACCTCACCTAGAACCGCAACAGGTTTCTCCCCTTACTCCTTGGTGTATGGATCAGAGGCAATCTCTCCTGTAGAACTGGCAGTCCCAACAGCTAGAGTATTGACGGTAAATGACACGGAATGGGATGCGAAATCCTGCTCTGATTGGCGGCTCATAGACTTGGAAGCAGCAGATGAACAAAGGCAGCAAGCTGAAGAAAAGATGGCAGCATATCACAAGAGGGTTACTCAAGCCTACAACAGGACagtcaaaaaaagaaattttaagGAAGGTGACCTTGTGCTCAGAATGGTTGACTGGGTGAGAAAGCAGGTTTCAGGCCCTTCAAAGTTTGCACCACAGTGGGAAGGGCCATTCATCATCAAAGAATCTCACAGCAGTGGCTATTATGTGCTTGCCTCCATTATCGACGGAATTCCCACAAGTCCCATAAATGGAAAATGGTTAAAACTCTACTGTTGCTAG